One Sediminicola sp. YIK13 DNA segment encodes these proteins:
- a CDS encoding YqaE/Pmp3 family membrane protein, with product MSFWRVLLAIFFPPLSVIGKGCGSLIIVFLLTLCGWVPGVIAALVILNNPNN from the coding sequence ATGAGTTTTTGGAGAGTGCTTTTGGCCATCTTTTTTCCTCCACTATCCGTAATCGGGAAAGGCTGTGGATCCTTAATTATTGTATTTCTTTTGACCCTTTGCGGTTGGGTCCCTGGAGTTATTGCCGCTCTAGTCATCCTGAATAACCCAAATAATTAG
- a CDS encoding TapB family protein: MNLRIALLFCLIIMSVPTSGQESCSKYYNLEEGANFQYANYGKNGNKEGSIHYKVHTVSHRDRDTEAWMKITYKDTKGKEYLSSDYNVNCIDNVVEIDYESMISSETLKQYKGKKIDISGSDIVLPNNLSVGQKLDDASVTMTMDMGGTKMNFQIDLINRSVEKKDDTTTPAGNFDCYVIYSERVTKQMIKQTFPSRLWLAEGVGMIKQETYDKGGNLMNRMVLTDYSN, encoded by the coding sequence ATGAATTTAAGAATCGCATTGCTATTTTGTCTCATTATTATGTCCGTACCAACATCAGGCCAAGAAAGTTGTAGCAAATATTATAACTTGGAAGAAGGAGCTAATTTTCAATATGCCAATTACGGCAAAAATGGCAATAAAGAAGGTTCTATTCATTACAAGGTCCATACGGTATCCCATAGAGATAGGGATACAGAAGCATGGATGAAAATTACCTACAAGGATACTAAAGGCAAGGAATACCTTTCTTCAGACTATAATGTCAACTGCATTGACAATGTAGTTGAAATAGACTACGAATCCATGATTTCCAGCGAAACACTAAAACAATATAAAGGAAAAAAAATAGATATCTCTGGAAGCGATATAGTGCTTCCCAATAACCTGAGTGTTGGGCAGAAACTAGACGACGCAAGTGTTACCATGACAATGGATATGGGTGGCACAAAAATGAACTTTCAAATAGATTTGATCAACAGAAGTGTAGAAAAAAAAGACGATACTACTACTCCAGCAGGTAATTTTGATTGTTACGTAATTTATAGTGAACGAGTTACCAAACAAATGATTAAGCAAACCTTTCCATCTAGATTGTGGTTGGCAGAAGGTGTAGGAATGATCAAACAGGAAACCTATGATAAAGGCGGAAATCTAATGAATAGAATGGTGCTAACCGACTATTCAAATTAA
- a CDS encoding OmpA family protein, translated as MKTSSYIAKVLMTLLLTLAFSADAHSQILKKLRKRAEKAAERTVERRVDRETQEKTDEVLDSILEPGKKGEKTSKQEPLPTIVGGQETRTGGSNPNNNSQSGEAGNIGSESIAVYSKFDYVPGDQIIFYDDFTKDFIGDFPSKWNTNGGGEVVTMNDSPEKWMELLPGYNIYYIPDVPKLPEDYTIEFDVMAVGLSNKTSSTATLRIALSDDDKFKEGANFVHAQLPFCQYAAVGITMSNHINNKREIYSVVRADLREEVLQRPHVSVAVNKQRFRLWVNEEKHIDIPRIVPEGAVLTTLKFHMNNFKDGEERLFITNLKVAEGGLDLRRQLISDGKVSTNGILFDPGSDQIKPQSLGIIRQISQVLIQEGAMNLNIVGHTDADGDAGANLLLSKDRAQAVKNALVQVYGIDGSRLTTEGRGEAEPVGDNSTTEGKAQNRRVEFIKT; from the coding sequence ATGAAAACAAGCAGCTACATAGCAAAGGTCCTTATGACCCTATTATTAACGTTGGCATTTTCTGCCGATGCCCATTCCCAGATTCTTAAGAAACTTAGAAAAAGAGCTGAAAAAGCCGCGGAGCGTACTGTTGAAAGACGAGTTGATAGAGAAACACAGGAGAAGACAGATGAAGTGTTGGACAGTATTTTAGAACCTGGCAAAAAGGGTGAGAAGACGTCAAAACAAGAACCCTTACCCACAATAGTTGGAGGGCAAGAAACGAGAACTGGAGGCAGTAATCCCAATAACAATAGTCAATCAGGCGAAGCTGGTAATATCGGTTCGGAGAGCATCGCTGTTTACAGCAAATTTGATTATGTACCTGGTGATCAAATCATATTTTATGATGACTTCACAAAGGATTTTATTGGCGATTTTCCCTCTAAATGGAATACCAATGGGGGCGGTGAAGTAGTAACCATGAATGATTCTCCTGAAAAATGGATGGAATTACTTCCCGGTTATAATATTTACTACATACCAGATGTACCAAAGTTACCAGAAGATTATACTATAGAATTTGATGTGATGGCTGTGGGATTAAGTAATAAAACGTCTTCAACGGCAACCTTGCGTATAGCTTTAAGCGATGACGATAAATTTAAGGAAGGGGCCAATTTTGTGCATGCTCAATTGCCTTTTTGTCAATATGCGGCTGTAGGTATAACGATGTCTAACCACATCAACAACAAGCGAGAAATATATAGCGTTGTCAGAGCGGATCTCAGAGAGGAAGTATTACAACGCCCACATGTTTCCGTTGCAGTAAACAAACAACGTTTTAGACTGTGGGTCAATGAAGAAAAGCACATAGATATTCCAAGAATTGTTCCGGAAGGTGCTGTTCTTACTACCTTAAAATTTCACATGAACAACTTCAAAGATGGGGAAGAGCGCTTGTTCATTACCAATTTAAAAGTAGCAGAAGGAGGGTTGGATCTAAGAAGACAACTCATTTCAGATGGAAAAGTATCAACTAATGGTATTCTTTTTGACCCAGGTTCTGACCAAATCAAACCACAATCCTTGGGCATCATTCGTCAAATCTCACAGGTTTTAATACAAGAGGGCGCTATGAATTTAAATATTGTAGGGCATACCGATGCTGACGGGGATGCAGGAGCAAATCTTTTATTATCAAAAGACCGAGCGCAAGCAGTAAAGAATGCTTTGGTACAAGTTTATGGAATTGATGGATCAAGGTTGACCACCGAAGGAAGGGGTGAGGCCGAACCAGTTGGTGATAATTCTACTACAGAAGGAAAGGCCCAAAATAGAAGGGTTGAATTTATAAAAACATAA
- the lysS gene encoding lysine--tRNA ligase yields MQLSEQEVIRREKLAKLRAMGIDPYPAALYPVDATSKSIKKDYKEGKKVVIAGRLMSRRIQGKASFAELQDSKGRIQVYFNRDEICPGEDKIKYNDVYKKLLDIGDFIGVEGELFTTQVGEKTVMVKDFTILSKALRPLPLPKVNAEGKVYDEFNDPELRYRQRYVDLVVNPAVKETFIKRTKITNSIRQFFNDREYLEVETPILQPIPGGAAARPFITHHNALNMPLYLRIANELYLKRLIVGGFDGVYEFAKDFRNEGMDRTHNPEFTVMELYVAYKDYNWMMDTTEQLLEKVALDANGTSKITVGKNEIEFKAPYPRVPILEAIKIHTGHDVAGMDEVELRGVAKKLGLDVDETMGVGKLIDEIFGEKCEHFYVQPTFITDYPKEMSPLCKAHRDNPALTERFELMVNGKELANAYSELNDPIDQRERFEEQLQLSAKGDDEAMFIDQDFLRALEYGMPPTSGIGIGIDRLVMLMTNNASIQEVLFFPQMRPEKKPIELSENEKIIFDVLKKEKNMSLDTLKEATGLSNKAWDKGIKSLGKHGLAKVSKVGDSLMVELQE; encoded by the coding sequence ATGCAACTTTCGGAGCAAGAAGTAATCAGAAGGGAAAAATTGGCCAAATTAAGGGCTATGGGCATCGATCCATACCCAGCGGCATTATATCCAGTGGATGCTACATCAAAAAGCATTAAAAAGGACTATAAGGAAGGTAAAAAAGTTGTTATCGCAGGCCGACTCATGTCCAGAAGGATACAGGGCAAGGCCTCTTTTGCAGAATTACAGGACAGCAAAGGCAGAATCCAGGTCTATTTCAACAGGGATGAAATCTGCCCAGGCGAAGACAAAATAAAATACAACGACGTTTATAAAAAACTGTTGGATATTGGCGACTTTATTGGCGTAGAAGGCGAGCTGTTCACTACACAGGTAGGCGAAAAAACTGTGATGGTAAAAGATTTTACCATCCTGAGCAAGGCATTAAGGCCCTTGCCCCTACCCAAGGTAAATGCCGAAGGTAAGGTCTATGATGAATTCAATGACCCAGAATTAAGGTACCGCCAGCGCTATGTGGATCTTGTGGTTAATCCCGCAGTAAAAGAGACATTTATTAAGCGAACCAAAATAACAAATAGCATCCGCCAATTCTTTAACGATAGGGAATATTTAGAGGTTGAAACACCAATTCTTCAACCTATTCCGGGAGGAGCGGCTGCAAGGCCGTTTATTACCCACCACAATGCGCTGAACATGCCCCTTTATTTGAGGATTGCAAATGAGTTGTATTTAAAAAGACTAATCGTCGGTGGCTTTGATGGTGTATACGAATTTGCGAAAGATTTTAGGAACGAAGGGATGGATCGTACCCATAATCCTGAGTTTACGGTAATGGAACTCTATGTAGCCTACAAGGATTACAATTGGATGATGGATACCACGGAGCAATTGCTGGAAAAAGTAGCCTTGGATGCGAATGGAACTTCCAAAATAACGGTTGGTAAAAACGAAATAGAATTTAAAGCCCCATATCCTAGGGTCCCTATTTTAGAAGCCATAAAAATTCATACGGGGCACGATGTTGCGGGTATGGATGAAGTGGAATTAAGGGGTGTTGCAAAAAAATTGGGCCTAGATGTGGATGAAACCATGGGCGTTGGCAAACTGATTGATGAGATTTTTGGTGAGAAATGCGAGCATTTTTATGTACAACCCACCTTCATTACAGATTACCCTAAGGAGATGAGTCCACTTTGCAAAGCACACAGGGATAATCCGGCACTTACAGAACGTTTTGAATTGATGGTAAATGGGAAAGAATTGGCAAATGCTTATTCTGAGCTCAATGACCCTATTGATCAACGGGAACGCTTTGAAGAGCAGTTACAACTTTCAGCCAAAGGGGATGATGAGGCCATGTTTATTGACCAAGATTTCCTAAGAGCGTTGGAATACGGAATGCCTCCTACAAGCGGAATTGGCATTGGGATAGATCGTTTGGTGATGTTGATGACCAACAATGCATCCATACAGGAAGTATTGTTCTTCCCACAAATGCGTCCAGAGAAAAAGCCTATAGAACTGTCGGAAAATGAGAAAATCATTTTTGATGTCCTTAAAAAGGAAAAAAATATGTCCTTGGACACCTTAAAAGAAGCTACAGGCTTAAGTAATAAAGCTTGGGACAAAGGGATAAAGTCTTTGGGCAAACACGGTTTGGCAAAGGTCTCGAAGGTTGGTGACTCCTTAATGGTGGAACTTCAGGAATAA
- a CDS encoding ribonuclease HII has translation MLIRSLYNEAGTDEAGRGCLAGPVTAAAIILPEDFYHEDLNDSKMVTEIRRNKLRPILEQEAISYGVFHISPKEIDNINILNASILAMHKSILQLTKLPTCIMVDGNRFKPFKEVPYECIIKGDSKYASIAAASVLAKTYRDAYMEQLHEEFPMYNWIKNKGYPTKEHREAIRKYGITKYHRKSFRQLPEQLKLEV, from the coding sequence ATGCTAATAAGGAGCTTATATAATGAGGCTGGAACTGACGAAGCAGGTCGCGGGTGTCTTGCCGGACCAGTGACAGCCGCTGCCATTATCCTACCAGAAGATTTTTACCATGAAGACCTCAATGATTCTAAGATGGTCACCGAAATAAGACGGAATAAGTTACGGCCTATTTTGGAGCAAGAAGCAATAAGTTATGGTGTTTTCCACATTTCCCCAAAAGAAATAGACAACATAAATATTCTGAACGCCTCTATTTTGGCCATGCACAAGTCCATTTTACAATTGACAAAACTGCCGACTTGCATTATGGTAGACGGGAACAGATTTAAACCATTCAAGGAAGTACCTTATGAATGCATTATAAAAGGGGACAGTAAATACGCCAGCATAGCGGCAGCATCTGTGCTCGCTAAAACATATAGGGATGCTTACATGGAACAGCTACATGAAGAATTCCCCATGTACAATTGGATCAAAAACAAAGGCTACCCCACAAAAGAACATCGGGAAGCCATTAGAAAATATGGAATCACCAAATACCATAGGAAAAGTTTCAGACAATTGCCAGAACAACTGAAACTTGAAGTTTAA
- a CDS encoding SLC13 family permease translates to MDLSKKMGLLIGPIAFLIIINLPFHLISETGDPVVAVAAWMILWWITEAVSISVTALLPLILFPLLNVMSIDDVGANYGSPIIFLFFGGFILALALEKVNLHKRIALNIIKITGTTPNKVVLGFMIATASMSMWISNTASTVVMLPIAISVIRLLIDDEDGFTKDDKNFALSVMLGIAFSANAGGIATVIGTPPNSVLIGLLENEYNIEISFLKWMVIGVPFSVVMVTISYLVLVKWMFPNKQLKFTASKQVIQSELEKLGATSSKEKMVLAIFGITVFLWIFRTLINGIFPALGLSDTIISMIAAVALFAVPHNIRKGDFILHWNDTEKLAWGILILFGGGLALANGMSASGIVDMVTDAIANSDISILLTASLLIVLILFMTELMSNVALIAVLAPVVAGIAIGLNVPIVYLLIPVTMASSCAFMLPMATPPNAIVFASGYIKVSQMAKVGLILNLISVAILIFMFQWVLPLVF, encoded by the coding sequence ATGGACCTAAGTAAAAAAATGGGCCTTTTAATAGGGCCTATCGCATTTTTGATCATCATCAATTTGCCCTTTCATCTTATTTCAGAAACAGGAGATCCTGTAGTGGCTGTAGCTGCTTGGATGATCCTCTGGTGGATTACAGAAGCAGTTTCCATTTCCGTAACCGCATTATTGCCACTTATTTTATTTCCCTTACTCAATGTGATGTCCATTGATGATGTTGGGGCCAATTATGGCAGTCCCATTATCTTTTTATTCTTTGGGGGTTTTATTTTGGCATTGGCATTGGAAAAAGTAAATCTACACAAGCGGATCGCCCTAAACATCATTAAGATCACAGGAACAACCCCTAATAAGGTAGTGCTTGGGTTTATGATAGCCACGGCATCTATGAGTATGTGGATCAGCAACACGGCCAGTACTGTTGTAATGCTCCCCATTGCCATATCTGTGATCCGTTTGTTAATAGATGATGAGGACGGATTCACGAAGGATGACAAAAATTTTGCTTTGAGTGTAATGCTGGGTATTGCCTTTTCTGCTAATGCCGGGGGTATCGCTACCGTTATAGGAACCCCTCCCAATTCGGTTTTAATAGGATTATTAGAGAATGAGTACAACATAGAAATCTCCTTTTTAAAATGGATGGTCATTGGGGTACCGTTTTCCGTGGTTATGGTGACTATTAGTTATTTGGTCCTCGTAAAGTGGATGTTTCCGAACAAACAATTAAAATTCACGGCCTCCAAGCAGGTGATTCAATCTGAATTGGAAAAATTGGGTGCTACCTCCTCCAAGGAAAAAATGGTATTGGCCATTTTTGGCATTACCGTATTTCTATGGATCTTCAGAACCTTGATCAACGGGATATTCCCTGCCTTGGGATTATCGGATACCATCATAAGTATGATTGCCGCCGTTGCACTATTTGCAGTGCCCCATAATATAAGAAAGGGCGATTTTATCCTTCACTGGAATGATACTGAAAAATTGGCCTGGGGTATTTTAATACTATTTGGGGGTGGCTTGGCATTGGCCAATGGGATGTCGGCAAGTGGCATTGTAGATATGGTCACTGATGCCATCGCCAATAGTGATATTAGCATTTTACTTACCGCTTCCCTACTAATCGTATTAATTTTGTTTATGACGGAGCTGATGAGCAATGTGGCCTTGATTGCTGTCTTGGCACCAGTTGTGGCAGGAATAGCCATCGGATTAAATGTTCCTATAGTCTATCTGCTTATCCCTGTGACCATGGCCAGCAGCTGTGCCTTTATGTTACCCATGGCCACTCCACCAAATGCCATAGTTTTCGCAAGTGGATACATCAAGGTTTCACAAATGGCAAAAGTGGGGCTCATACTTAATCTAATCTCTGTAGCAATCCTTATTTTTATGTTCCAATGGGTGTTGCCACTAGTGTTTTAA
- a CDS encoding zinc-dependent metalloprotease — translation MIKKLLPKLLLLLLFMGFCTPVEAQLFKKKKKEKTEDSSKPKKNGIQPYNKVITKEAKSDQGLFAVHEVDDKFYYEIPDSLFNKEMLMVSRISKTANGIGFGGGKINTQVLRWEKTPKKVLLRVVSYDVVASDSLPVHEAVSNSNFEPVLYTFPIKAIHKDSTNNTTVIEVNDFFEKDVNALGMPEYYRKQYKVSRLDDSRSYIETLKSYPLNIEARHVKTYAAGNAPSNGSLGSISIEINNSMILLPKEPMKRRYFDERVGWFARGQVDYGLDAQKSKTIRYLDRWRLEVKEEDKEKFANGELVEPKKQIVYYVDRATPKQWVPFIKQGIEDWQVAFEAAGFKNAIIAKDPPTKEEDPEWSPEDVRYSVVRYLASPIPNANGPHVSDPRSGEILESDINWYHNVMTLLRNWFFVQTAAINPDARGVQFKDEVMGRLIRFVSSHEVGHTLGLPHNMGSSVAYPVDSLRSAEFTQKYGTAPSIMDYARFNYVAQPGDEGVALMPNIGIYDKYSINWGYRPILDKNAVEEKATLDSWILKHAGDPMYRFGSQQRNVVDPSSQTEDLGDDAIKASDYGIENLKRIVPNLITWTAEDGKDYEDLGDLYNQVLSQYNRYMGHVSNNIGGVYEYYKTYDQEGAVYTHVAKDHQKKAMDFIQRQLFTTPEWLLDQNIFNKIENSGSVERVRALQVRTLNNILSLGTMARIIENETANGNNAYQLLNVTEDLRKGIWSELRRGQKIDTYRRNLQKAHIDRLAYLMTAENLTPSRGRRGGQSTVLNTSQSDIRSVARAEMNMLKRDIRNAIPKTSDSMSKYHLQDALVRIDMILDPK, via the coding sequence ATGATTAAAAAACTACTCCCAAAGTTGCTTTTGCTTCTATTGTTTATGGGCTTTTGCACCCCGGTTGAAGCCCAACTTTTTAAGAAAAAGAAAAAAGAAAAAACGGAGGATAGTTCCAAACCAAAAAAAAATGGCATCCAGCCATATAACAAGGTTATTACCAAAGAGGCCAAATCAGATCAAGGTCTTTTTGCCGTTCATGAGGTAGATGACAAGTTCTATTATGAAATCCCTGATTCACTTTTTAACAAGGAAATGTTAATGGTAAGTCGGATTTCAAAAACTGCCAATGGAATAGGTTTTGGAGGTGGTAAAATCAATACCCAGGTACTACGTTGGGAAAAAACACCTAAAAAGGTGCTTTTAAGAGTCGTTTCTTATGATGTGGTAGCCTCAGATTCCTTGCCAGTACATGAAGCAGTGTCAAATTCAAATTTTGAGCCTGTATTGTATACTTTTCCCATAAAAGCAATTCACAAGGATTCCACCAATAACACCACTGTAATTGAGGTGAACGATTTCTTCGAAAAAGACGTAAACGCCTTGGGAATGCCTGAATATTACAGAAAACAATACAAGGTTTCCCGTTTGGATGACAGTAGAAGTTATATTGAGACTTTAAAAAGTTACCCGTTAAATATTGAAGCCAGACACGTAAAAACGTATGCTGCCGGAAATGCTCCTTCCAATGGGAGCCTTGGTTCCATTTCCATAGAAATAAACAATTCCATGATCTTATTGCCAAAGGAGCCCATGAAGCGCCGCTACTTTGATGAGCGTGTGGGTTGGTTTGCCAGAGGACAGGTAGATTACGGTCTGGATGCCCAAAAGAGCAAGACCATCCGCTATTTGGATCGTTGGAGATTGGAAGTAAAGGAAGAGGACAAAGAAAAGTTTGCCAATGGGGAACTTGTTGAACCTAAAAAACAGATCGTTTATTATGTGGACAGGGCAACTCCCAAACAGTGGGTTCCTTTTATCAAACAAGGGATCGAAGATTGGCAGGTAGCTTTTGAGGCTGCTGGTTTTAAAAATGCCATTATCGCCAAAGATCCACCAACGAAAGAAGAGGATCCAGAGTGGTCACCAGAAGACGTGCGTTATTCTGTAGTGCGCTATTTGGCATCCCCAATACCTAATGCCAACGGACCCCACGTTAGCGATCCCAGAAGTGGGGAAATTTTAGAATCGGACATTAATTGGTACCACAATGTAATGACCCTTTTGCGCAATTGGTTCTTTGTACAAACTGCTGCGATAAATCCAGACGCTAGGGGCGTACAATTCAAGGATGAAGTTATGGGGCGTTTAATACGTTTTGTGTCTTCCCATGAAGTAGGACATACCTTGGGACTTCCACACAACATGGGAAGTAGTGTTGCCTACCCTGTTGATTCCTTGCGTTCGGCCGAATTTACCCAAAAATATGGAACAGCACCTTCTATTATGGATTACGCCCGTTTTAATTATGTGGCACAGCCAGGAGATGAAGGCGTTGCCTTAATGCCCAATATTGGTATCTATGACAAATATTCCATCAATTGGGGTTACAGACCTATTTTGGACAAAAATGCGGTAGAAGAGAAAGCTACCTTGGACAGTTGGATATTAAAACATGCGGGAGACCCTATGTACAGATTTGGCAGTCAACAACGTAATGTGGTCGACCCAAGTTCCCAGACCGAAGATTTGGGCGATGACGCCATAAAAGCCAGTGATTATGGGATTGAAAATTTAAAGAGAATTGTTCCCAACCTCATCACTTGGACGGCCGAAGACGGTAAAGACTATGAAGATCTTGGAGATCTTTACAATCAAGTTTTAAGCCAATACAATAGGTATATGGGACATGTAAGCAATAATATTGGAGGGGTTTACGAATACTATAAAACCTATGACCAAGAAGGGGCGGTATATACACACGTCGCCAAAGACCACCAGAAAAAGGCTATGGATTTTATCCAGAGACAACTCTTTACAACTCCAGAATGGTTGTTGGATCAAAATATATTCAATAAAATAGAGAACTCAGGTTCTGTAGAAAGGGTAAGGGCCCTACAGGTAAGGACCTTGAACAATATATTAAGCTTGGGTACCATGGCCAGGATCATAGAAAATGAAACTGCGAATGGAAACAATGCTTACCAATTGTTAAACGTGACCGAAGATTTAAGAAAAGGAATTTGGTCCGAATTGAGAAGGGGTCAAAAAATAGACACCTATAGAAGAAATCTTCAAAAGGCCCATATAGATCGCTTGGCGTATTTAATGACTGCAGAAAACCTTACACCATCTAGAGGCAGGAGAGGTGGTCAATCTACCGTATTAAATACGAGTCAATCTGATATTCGTTCTGTGGCAAGAGCAGAAATGAATATGTTAAAACGTGATATTAGAAATGCCATTCCAAAGACTTCAGACAGTATGAGCAAATACCATTTACAAGATGCCCTTGTGAGAATAGATATGATATTGGACCCTAAATAA
- a CDS encoding TapB family protein, whose translation MKTYFTTVLLFLSCVWGSQAQTDCSTYYPLKKGTTFQLTMYDDKDKNTGTIDYIVKEATENSATMSYTMHSDKDKLIAESEYNVRCTDEGVSIDFSSLASPGTLEQYQDMEVDITGTDLMLPNNLKPGTSLPDANMLMTIKMKPITMKMTVDVFNRKVDGRESVTTPAGTYDCIVVSWDHESKMGIKISGSAKQWLAENVGMVKQENYNKKGKMIGGSVLTAFNQ comes from the coding sequence ATGAAAACGTACTTCACCACAGTTTTATTGTTCCTCTCCTGTGTATGGGGATCTCAGGCCCAAACAGATTGTAGCACCTATTACCCTTTAAAGAAAGGAACCACTTTTCAATTGACCATGTATGATGACAAGGACAAAAACACAGGAACTATAGATTATATCGTCAAGGAGGCCACCGAAAATTCAGCTACAATGTCCTATACAATGCATTCAGATAAGGATAAATTGATAGCTGAGTCCGAATACAACGTGCGCTGCACCGATGAGGGGGTCTCTATTGATTTCAGTTCCCTGGCGTCTCCGGGCACTTTAGAGCAGTATCAGGATATGGAGGTAGACATCACAGGTACAGACCTTATGCTGCCAAATAACCTAAAACCAGGCACCTCCCTTCCGGATGCCAATATGTTGATGACCATAAAGATGAAACCTATAACCATGAAAATGACCGTTGATGTTTTCAACCGCAAGGTGGATGGAAGAGAAAGTGTCACCACCCCTGCTGGCACCTATGATTGTATTGTTGTCTCTTGGGATCATGAGTCAAAAATGGGAATCAAGATAAGCGGTAGTGCCAAACAGTGGTTGGCCGAAAATGTTGGCATGGTAAAGCAAGAAAATTACAATAAAAAAGGAAAGATGATCGGAGGCAGTGTTTTGACCGCTTTTAATCAATAA
- the lipB gene encoding lipoyl(octanoyl) transferase LipB, translating into MNKTVKLQDLGLKDYKETWDYQEELFKATLDIKIKNRREGASLDTPNHFLMVEHPHVFTLGKSGDMENLLVDQKQLDQEGASFYKINRGGDITYHGPGQIVGYPILDLDNFFTDIHKYLRLLEEMVILTMAEYGLKGERSKGETGVWLDVGTPFARKICAMGVRASRWVTMHGFALNVNADLGYFDLMIPCGIKGKAVTSLNVELGRREVPMEEVRKKLITHFEALFEAECIESKA; encoded by the coding sequence ATGAATAAAACAGTTAAGCTACAGGATTTAGGCCTAAAGGATTATAAGGAGACTTGGGATTACCAAGAAGAATTATTTAAGGCAACCTTGGATATTAAAATAAAAAACAGAAGGGAAGGTGCCTCACTGGATACCCCCAATCATTTTTTAATGGTAGAGCACCCCCATGTTTTTACCTTGGGTAAAAGTGGGGATATGGAAAACCTTTTGGTCGACCAAAAACAATTGGACCAGGAAGGTGCTAGCTTTTATAAGATTAATAGGGGAGGGGATATCACCTATCATGGTCCAGGGCAAATTGTAGGATATCCTATTTTGGATTTGGATAATTTCTTTACCGATATACACAAATACCTTAGGCTGTTGGAGGAAATGGTCATCCTGACCATGGCCGAATACGGATTAAAGGGGGAAAGATCAAAAGGGGAAACCGGAGTTTGGTTGGATGTTGGCACACCTTTTGCCCGTAAGATCTGCGCAATGGGTGTCCGTGCCAGTCGTTGGGTAACCATGCATGGTTTTGCACTGAACGTCAACGCCGATTTGGGTTATTTTGATCTAATGATCCCATGTGGGATCAAAGGTAAGGCGGTCACTTCCTTGAATGTGGAGTTGGGCAGGAGAGAAGTTCCCATGGAAGAAGTAAGGAAAAAATTGATCACTCACTTTGAGGCCTTGTTCGAAGCGGAATGCATTGAGAGTAAGGCATGA
- a CDS encoding DUF4890 domain-containing protein, which produces MKKVILLGLLLIGFIGQAQNERGENRHRRNLEDLSPEQMATLQTKRMTLALDLNEAQQKQLQKINLDQVTSRKEKMDELKAKKESGEMTKPTSEERYAVRAAKMDEQIARKAQMKQLLSKEQYEKWEKMQQRKGYHYGQREHRSKEHRSTNN; this is translated from the coding sequence ATGAAAAAGGTAATTCTATTGGGGCTTTTATTGATTGGCTTTATCGGCCAAGCCCAAAATGAGAGAGGAGAAAACAGACATCGCAGAAATCTAGAAGATCTGTCCCCAGAACAAATGGCCACTTTGCAGACGAAACGCATGACCTTGGCATTGGATCTCAACGAGGCCCAACAAAAACAGCTTCAGAAAATCAATTTGGACCAAGTGACAAGTCGCAAGGAAAAAATGGACGAATTGAAAGCAAAAAAAGAGAGTGGGGAAATGACCAAACCTACTTCCGAAGAGCGTTACGCCGTGCGAGCCGCAAAAATGGACGAGCAAATAGCACGTAAGGCACAAATGAAACAGCTATTGTCCAAAGAGCAGTATGAAAAATGGGAAAAAATGCAACAAAGAAAAGGGTATCATTATGGCCAGCGTGAACATCGTTCCAAAGAACATCGTAGCACAAACAATTGA